Proteins encoded by one window of Salvia splendens isolate huo1 chromosome 5, SspV2, whole genome shotgun sequence:
- the LOC121805964 gene encoding uncharacterized protein LOC121805964, which produces MPQSRFVADALGVVTIGLVAVLVVLGLFCIVYSFYFRSQILGQRFSQLSYFSGPWIIRNTYIFFAVWWGVGEIIRLNLLRHHGRFLDALTLEWQENVCKCYIISNLGFAEPCLFLTLTFLLRASLQRSGPLGHKWNAKTTGFVLVYCIPLFILQLVVILIGPKYKKDHNPKLPSYFVRAASSEANHDSAFCTYPLLSTIFLGLFATIITIYLLWLGRRILHLVINKGLQKRVYMLIFSISGFFPLRVVLLGLSVLADPEKPVFDAISFLSFLSLLCCAGVGICILVYLPIADSLSLRNLPIDTEARRGAAGNEWNDTNWLIANQSPVEGDLVSRNSSASSGKGGSISFHANETSGAAFVELSLFSPSQHSSPPGSPRVVGWSMVAPAQG; this is translated from the coding sequence ATGCCCCAGTCGAGATTTGTTGCTGATGCACTTGGTGTGGTGACAATTGGCCTTGTTGCTGTGTTGGTCGTTCTGGGGTTGTTCTGTATCGTGTACTCATTTTACTTCCGCAGTCAGATCCTTGGGCAACGTTTCAGTCAGCTTAGTTATTTTAGTGGTCCTTGGATTATCAGAAATACATACATCTTCTTTGCAGTTTGGTGGGGTGTTGGTGAAATTATCCGGTTGAATTTGTTGAGGCACCATGGAAGATTCTTGGATGCCCTCACTTTGGAATGGCAGGAAAATGTCTGCAAATGCTACATCATTTCGAACCTGGGATTTGCAGAACCATGCCTGTTTCTTAcactcacttttcttcttcGCGCATCTCTACAAAGGTCTGGACCTTTAGGTCACAAGTGGAATGCCAAAACGACCGGTTTTGTTCTTGTTTATTGCATCCCGTTGTTCATTCTTCAGCTAGTAGTTATCTTAATTGGACCAAAGTATAAGAAGGACCATAATCCGAAATTGCCTTCTTATTTTGTCAGAGCAGCTTCTTCTGAGGCAAATCACGATTCAGCCTTCTGCACGTACCCTCTACTGAGTACCATCTTTCTTGGCCTTTTTGCTACCATCATAACTATCTACTTGTTATGGCTTGGTAGGAGAATTCTTCATTTGGTGATTAATAAGGGTTTGCAGAAGAGAGTGTACATGTTGATCTTTTCTATCTCCGGTTTCTTCCCATTAAGAGTTGTTCTGCTTGGTTTGTCGGTCCTAGCTGATCCAGAAAAACCTGTGTTCGACGCCATATCATTCTTGTCCTTTCTTTCCCTTTTATGCTGTGCAGGGGTGGGTATTTGCATACTCGTATACCTTCCTATAGCAGATTCTTTATCATTGAGGAATCTGCCAATAGATACAGAAGCTAGGAGGGGGGCTGCTGGTAATGAGTGGAATGATACAAATTGGTTAATTGCTAATCAGAGCCCAGTTGAAGGAGATCTTGTTAGTAGAAACTCATCTGCCTCCTCGGGAAAAGGTGGATCAATTTCTTTCCATGCAAATGAAACCTCAGGAGCAGCTTTTGTGGAACTAAGCCTCTTCAGTCCTAGCCAGCATTCAAGTCCACCTGGGTCTCCTAGAGTTGTCGGCTGGTCTATGGTTGCTCCCGCGCAAGGTTAA